In Corylus avellana chromosome ca2, CavTom2PMs-1.0, the following proteins share a genomic window:
- the LOC132170703 gene encoding DNA mismatch repair protein MLH3 isoform X3, giving the protein MRSMNPLPEAVRSSVRSGIILFDLTRVVEELVFNSLDAGATKVSVYVGVGTCFVKVVDDGSGVTRDGLVLLGERYATSKFHQLADMDAAGGSFGFRGEALASISDVSLLEITTKAYGRPNGYRKVIKGCKCLYLGIDNDRKDVGTTVNVRDLFYNQPVRRKYMQSSPKKVLHSVKKGVLRIALVHSQVYFKVIDIESGDELLCTQPSSPLLLLKSGFGLEVSDSLHKLNISDGVLKLSGYISDPVDGFEIKAFQYVYINSRFVCKGPIHKLLNQLATSFECLDPWKVNNGSQNRKRSRSQAYPAYILNLSCPRSLYDLTFEPSKTYVEFKDWAPILTFTEKAIQQLWKENITFGDSINHVTDIIRKDRIWKEADDSLTAEEDFLDADLSETSEIVKKKRRIKNHKASLDIFSSPSDMLTKEVDHLSHAGKDRIPFVNLHKNSAEVKEQQIQVGFVCQTDYAFQSWDGLEAKCVPTATCKFDNQLLASDNNFLSMEDHFLENRANDNVDNCLTSAWGIESLKDDPDVINESAGVALSCDLIGRGIKKPLLQGCSSRRSLPLERALFVNDEGFEFQRDCFRNDWQQAGAHDRANFFEVDSSNQSFDFLTRTFWQGKASCPQAFTREITKCEVLADFDFPSRDFVKSIPSYAEQFIGEDFIESDSITEIGNFGSSHQTSNSDWCSPTSDPLFQSTHWDVEHFKDENAYGGSSHSGESASCRHFVDYGKMDCKSHYGIMPKGSSHDNCSSSCRYNILDFNDCADSSREFCKLLQRHNRDYKFSPEHPDILPNEIGRLYVDSCVNDFTGINRYKRQRDLMRKQECEPDHVSKERSRRSRSAPPFYRGKRKFFSWNHPSIMKAGKPKAKTFHNTLTYSEVNGLKCAKQPSDDCHLYHMPSTVEHLLSDTRSDMDKTIGISANLKAIEEGEKFEQSHYFNCQDTAPVKGETLDSMNSWSKWRNCSSQLTK; this is encoded by the exons ATGAGGAGCATGAATCCCTTGCCGGAGGCAGTTCGTAGTTCGGTGCGTTCTGGGATTATCCTTTTTGACCTGACGAGGGTTGTGGAGGAGCTGGTTTTTAACAGTCTTGACGCGGGTGCGACAAAG GTATCGGTTTACGTGGGTGTTGGCACGTGTTTTGTAAAAGTGGTGGATGATG GATCTGGTGTTACTCGGGATGGATTGGTTTTGTTGGGGGAGAGATATG CAACATCGAAGTTCCACCAGTTGGCTGATATGGATGCTGCCGGTGGAAGCTTTGGCTTTCGAGGAGAAGCATTGGCTTCCATTTCAGATGTCTCGTTGTTGGAAATTACAACAAAAGCTTATGGGAGGCCGAATGGATATCGCAAAGTCATTAAG GGATGCAAGTGTTTGTATCTTGGAATTGATAATGATAGGAAGGACGTAGGCACCACAg TTAATGTCCGCGATTTATTTTACAACCAACCAGTTAGAAGGAAATATATGCAATCcag CCCCAAGAAGGTGTTGCACTCGGTCAAGAAAGGTGTACTTAGGATTGCCCTTGTCCACTCACAAGTTTATTTCAAAGTTATCGATATTGAAAG TGGGGACGAGCTTCTTTGCACTCAGCCTTCTTCTCCTTTGTTGCTATTGAAAAGTGGCTTTGGGTTAGAAGTCTCTGACTCTCTTCACAAATTAAACATTAGTGACGGTGTTTTAAAGCTTTCTGGCTACATATCTGATCCTGTTGATGGTTTCGAAATTAAG GCCTTTCAATATGTCT ATATTAACTCGCGGTTTGTTTGCAAAGGTCCAATTCATAAATTGCTGAATCAATTGGCTACTAGCTTTGAGTGTTTGGATCCATGGAAAGTCAACAATGGCTCCCAAAACCGAAAGAGAAGCAGGTCTCAAGCATATCCAGCTTATATTTTGAATCTAAGTTGCCCTCGATCTCTTTATGATTTAACCTTTGAACCTTCAAAGACATATGTTGAGTTCAAG GATTGGGCTCCTATACTTACATTCACTGAGAAAGCCATTCAACAATTATGGAAGGAGAATATTACTTTCG GGGACTCTATTAATCATGTAACTGATATAATAAGGAAAGATCGAATCTGGAAGGAAGCTGATGACTCCTTAACAGCAGAAgaag ATTTTCTCGATGCAGATTTGTCAGAAACATCTGAAATTGTGAAAAAGAAGCGCAggataaaaaatcataaagctTCTCTTGACATTTTCTCTTCCCCATCAGATATGCTAACCAAAGAGGTTGACCATTTATCTCACGCAGGAAAGGATAGAATTCCTTTTGTAAACTTGCACAAAAATTCTGCTGAAGTTAAAGAGCAACAGATTCAGGTGGGATTTGTTTGTCAAACTGATTATGCTTTCCAATCATGGGATGGTCTTGAGGCCAAATGCGTACCCACAGCAACCTGTAAGTTTGACAACCAGCTGTTGGCATCTGATAACAACTTTTTATCTATGGAAGATCATTTTTTGGAGAACAGAGCCAATGATAATGTGGACAACTGTTTAACTTCAGCATGGGGAATTGAGTCCCTTAAAGATGATCCAGATGTGATCAATGAATCAGCAGGGGTGGCATTATCTTGTGATTTGATCGGCAGGGGTATTAAAAAACCTTTGCTGCAGGGTTGCTCCTCTAGAAGAAGCCTGCCACTTGAGAGGGCTTTGTTTGTAAATGATGAAGGATTTGAATTTCAAAGGGATTGCTTCAGGAACGACTGGCAGCAGGCAGGTGCTCATGATAGGGctaatttttttgaagttgATAGTAGTAACCAGAGTTTTGATTTCCTCACAAGGACCTTTTGGCAAGGCAAGGCATCATGTCCTCAAGCCTTTACGAGAGAAATTACAAAATGTGAAGTGCTTGCAGATTTTGATTTTCCATCAAGAGATTTTGTAAAGTCAATCCCATCTTATGCAGAACAGTTCATTGGAGAAGATTTTATTGAATCTGATTCAATCACAGAAATAGGAAACTTCGGCTCCAGTCATCAAACATCAAATTCTGATTGGTGTTCCCCGACCTCGGATCCCTTATTTCAATCCACACATTGGGATGTTGAACATTTCAAGGATGAAAATGCATATGGAGGGAGTTCCCACTCTGGTGAAAGCGCTAGTTGTAGGCATTTTGTGGATTATGGAAAGATGGACTGTAAATCTCATTATGGTATCATGCCAAAGGGTTCTAGCCATGACAATTGCTCCTCAAGTTGTAGATATAATATATTAGATTTTAATGATTGTGCTGATTCTAGTAGAGAGTTCTGCAAACTCCTTCAAAGACACAATAGAGATTATAAATTTTCTCCTGAACATCCAGATATATTACCTAATGAGATAGGCAGGTTGTATGTGGACTCATGTGTTAATGATTTCACAGGTATTAACAGATATAAAAGACAAAGGGATTTGATGAGGAAACAAGAATGTGAACCAGATCATGTTTCTAAAGAAAGATCAAGAAGAAGCCGTTCAGCTCCACCGTTTTACAGAGGCAAAAGGAAGTTCTTTTCTTGGAATCATCCTTCAATTATGAAAGCAGGAAAACCCAAAGCCAAAACCTTTCATAATACTCTTACTTATTCAG aAGTTAATGGGTTAAAGTGTGCCAAACAACCTTCTGATGATTGCCATTTATATCATATGCCAAGTACTGTGGAGCATTTGTTGTCAGACACTAG ATCAGATATGGACAAGACGATAGGCATTTCAGCAAACCTGAAGGCGATTGAAGAAGGTGAAAAGTTTGAACAGTCCCATTATTTCAACTGTCAAGATACTGCTCCAGTTAAAG GGGAAACTCTAGATTCCATGAATTCTTGGTCCAAATGGCGGAATTGCTCATCCCAGCTAACA AAATAA
- the LOC132170774 gene encoding uncharacterized protein LOC132170774, with the protein MEANICDVNHLDADVLLPPRKRLLAGLKKQSSEADGASRLSLVTSPSASAFTSASASSPACAPSSAALSDFEIRLNNLLSSHSSNPNLTPEEIVEASKSAAISAAKAAEDARAAAEEKAAKASKAMAAAKSALDLVASFSEEAACKERSLKKNKLKKHLPVQLLYKKYQPIENNRTDEELARKLHRAINSSPRISKNSSSSDWKGHKHKKLKTSASSEKSRVCNGGILLEIHPPSTSNGHAVAGKINSDSAIRESYTLKADDKACKSDRASQLEMGNEEAESSQPRDKTSEDVCTTGKKRGRVKLKRLPLSICTFRDRANPKEEMNVRSSPLAENKMGSPTAGGMPLFSMEPSADGVIPIGATPVWKCQGFKAPACVKQNKVLQS; encoded by the coding sequence ATGGAGGCTAACATATGTGATGTCAATCACTTGGATGCCGATGTCCTTTTGCCTCCTCGAAAGCGACTGCTTGCTGGATTGAAGAAGCAAAGCTCGGAAGCTGATGGTGCTTCACGTCTCTCTCTAGTTACTTCTCCTTCTGCATCTGCTTTCACTTCTGCTTCTGCCTCTTCTCCTGCTTGTGCTCCGTCTTCTGCTGCTTTAAGTGACTTTGAGATCCGTCTGAACAATCTATTGAGTTCTCATTCGAGTAATCCTAACCTTACACCAGAGGAGATAGTAGAGGCCTCAAAATCAGCAGCTATTTCTGCAGCTAAGGCTGCAGAGGATGCAAGAGCTGCAGCTGAAGAGAAGGCTGCAAAAGCGTCAAAAGCAATGGCTGCTGCCAAGAGTGCTTTAGATTTGGTTGCCTCGTTTTCTGAAGAGGCAGCCTGTAAGGAAAGATCCCTGAAAAAGAATAAGCTGAAGAAGCATCTCCCAGTTCAGCTCTTGTATAAAAAATACCAACCAATTGAGAATAATAGGACAGATGAAGAGTTGGCCCGGAAGTTGCATCGAGCTATAAACAGCTCCCCAAGAATCTCAAAGAATTCTTCAAGTTCTGACTGGAAGGGTCATAAACACAAGAAGCTTAAAACCTCAGCAAGTTCTGAGAAAAGCAGGGTTTGCAATGGAGGTATCTTATTGGAAATACACCCCCCATCGACGTCCAATGGTCATGCTGTAGCAGGCAAGATCAACTCTGACAGCGCCATCCGAGAGTCATACACACTTAAAGCAGATGACAAGGCCTGCAAGTCTGATAGAGCTAGCCAACTAGAGATGGGTAATGAGGAAGCAGAATCAAGTCAGCCAAGGGATAAAACTTCGGAAGATGTGTGTACCACTGGTAAAAAGAGGGGAAGGGTGAAGCTAAAAAGGTTGCCCTTAAGCATTTGTACCTTTAGGGATCGGGCAAACCCTAAGGAAGAGATGAATGTAAGAAGCTCCCCCTTGGCGGAGAACAAAATGGGAAGCCCTACTGCTGGTGGTATGCCCTTATTTTCTATGGAGCCTTCAGCTGATGGTGTGATCCCAATTGGGGCTACACCAGTGTGGAAATGCCAGGGGTTCAAAGCGCCAGCATGtgtcaaacaaaataaagttcTGCAGTCATGA